A genomic segment from bacterium encodes:
- a CDS encoding bifunctional ADP-heptose synthase, with translation MTQSLRQYVEKFSSVRLAVVGDFVADEFVYGDTSRISREAPVLILNFRSREIVPGGGGNAAMNAASLGGQISALGVVGADSAGEGLRAALEKRNVDMRGLMMGADRFTPTKMRIMAGGRNTSRQQVIRVDHEDQGPLDAAREQEIVRALEALSPAAVDAVLVSDYGLGVITGKVRNAVEKLANEIVVTVDSRHRADSFKNVTAITPNEEEVEELLGYWPNADRLDDAGRTLLERIGGKGVLITRGSQGMSLFEKEGGRTDFPIFGTDEVVDGTGAGDTVISAFTLALGAGASMREAADISNRAAGIVVMKRGTAVVEQQELLDVLGETRP, from the coding sequence ATGACCCAAAGCCTGCGTCAATATGTCGAAAAGTTCTCTTCGGTCCGCCTGGCCGTGGTGGGCGATTTCGTCGCCGATGAGTTTGTCTACGGCGACACCTCCCGCATCAGCCGGGAGGCGCCTGTCCTGATCCTCAATTTCCGCTCCCGGGAGATCGTCCCCGGCGGCGGCGGCAATGCCGCCATGAACGCCGCCTCGCTGGGAGGGCAGATTTCGGCCCTCGGTGTGGTCGGCGCGGACAGCGCCGGCGAGGGTCTCCGGGCGGCGCTGGAAAAGCGGAATGTGGACATGCGCGGCCTGATGATGGGTGCGGACCGGTTCACCCCGACCAAGATGCGGATCATGGCCGGGGGGCGGAATACAAGCCGCCAGCAGGTGATCCGGGTCGATCACGAGGACCAGGGGCCGCTGGATGCGGCGCGGGAGCAAGAGATTGTCCGGGCGCTGGAGGCGCTCTCCCCCGCCGCGGTGGATGCGGTTCTGGTCTCCGACTACGGCCTGGGGGTGATTACGGGAAAGGTCCGGAATGCGGTGGAAAAGCTGGCGAACGAGATTGTCGTCACTGTGGACAGCCGCCACCGCGCGGATTCCTTCAAAAACGTCACGGCCATCACCCCCAACGAGGAGGAGGTCGAAGAGCTTCTGGGCTATTGGCCCAACGCGGATCGCCTCGATGATGCGGGTAGGACCCTCCTCGAGCGTATCGGGGGAAAGGGCGTTCTGATCACCCGTGGAAGCCAGGGGATGAGCCTCTTTGAGAAAGAGGGCGGCAGGACGGATTTTCCCATCTTCGGGACCGACGAGGTGGTCGATGGCACCGGTGCGGGGGACACGGTGATCTCCGCCTTTACCCTGGCGCTCGGTGCGGGGGCCTCGATGCGCGAGGCGGCCGATATCTCGAACCGGGCCGCCGGCATCGTGGTGATGAAGCGGGGCACCGCCGTGGTGGAGCAGCAGGAGCTGCTGGATGTGCTCGGAGAGACGCGCCCGTGA
- a CDS encoding adenylyltransferase/cytidyltransferase family protein, whose translation MNPEHESFGGKLRSADALADEVKLLKKTGKRIVFTNGCFDILHAGHIRYLRAAKAHGDVLILAVNNDASARALKGEGRPYTGERERLEILSALEPVDYLVLFEETDVSKLLLRLRPHVHAKGTDYTVETVPERETVRSYGGKVVVCGDPKDHSSTGIGRRAGKVPPA comes from the coding sequence GTGAATCCGGAGCACGAGTCTTTCGGCGGGAAGCTCCGCAGCGCCGATGCGCTCGCCGATGAGGTGAAACTCCTCAAAAAAACCGGCAAGCGCATCGTGTTCACGAACGGTTGTTTCGATATTCTCCATGCGGGCCATATCCGGTACTTGAGGGCGGCGAAAGCGCACGGCGATGTGCTCATTCTGGCGGTGAACAACGATGCTTCCGCGCGCGCCCTGAAGGGAGAAGGGCGGCCCTACACGGGAGAGCGGGAAAGGCTGGAGATTCTTTCCGCCCTGGAGCCGGTGGATTATCTCGTCCTCTTTGAAGAGACGGATGTGTCGAAACTGCTGCTTCGGCTCCGCCCGCATGTCCATGCGAAAGGGACCGACTATACCGTGGAGACGGTTCCCGAGCGGGAAACAGTCCGCAGCTATGGGGGAAAGGTGGTCGTGTGCGGCGATCCGAAGGATCATTCCTCGACCGGCATCGGCAGGCGGGCGGGAAAAGTCCCTCCGGCATGA